One Paenarthrobacter aurescens TC1 DNA window includes the following coding sequences:
- the prpB gene encoding methylisocitrate lyase (identified by match to protein family HMM TIGR02317), with translation MLYSKVTPGQKRVKLRELLASGTVQQFPGAFNPLSARLIEEKGFAGVYISGAVLANDLGLPDIGLTTLTEVATRAGQIARMTDLPSLVDADTGFGEPMNVARTIQELENAGLAGCHIEDQFNPKRCGHLDGKNVVDIDTATKRIRAAADARRDPNFLIMARTDIRAVEGIQAAQDRAKALVEAGADAIFPEAMATLDEFQAIRDAVDVPILANMTEFGKSDLFTVDQLQTVGVNMVIYPVTLLRIAMGAAERTLESIKAAGTQEAQVENMLTRARLYELVDYEAYNQFDTGVFNFQVPGIR, from the coding sequence ATGCTGTACTCCAAAGTCACCCCCGGACAGAAGAGGGTCAAGCTCCGGGAGTTGCTGGCCTCCGGGACCGTGCAGCAGTTCCCGGGAGCGTTCAACCCGCTCTCGGCACGGCTGATCGAGGAAAAAGGCTTCGCCGGGGTCTACATCTCCGGCGCCGTCCTGGCCAACGACCTCGGCCTGCCGGATATCGGCCTCACCACACTGACCGAGGTAGCCACCCGTGCCGGGCAGATCGCCCGGATGACGGACCTGCCCTCGCTGGTGGATGCGGACACCGGCTTCGGTGAGCCCATGAACGTGGCCCGGACCATCCAGGAGCTCGAAAATGCGGGCCTGGCCGGCTGCCACATCGAGGACCAGTTCAACCCCAAACGCTGCGGCCACCTGGACGGCAAAAACGTGGTGGACATCGACACCGCCACCAAACGGATCCGCGCCGCAGCAGACGCACGCCGGGACCCGAACTTCCTCATCATGGCCCGCACCGACATCCGCGCCGTCGAAGGAATCCAGGCCGCACAGGACCGCGCCAAAGCCCTCGTAGAGGCCGGCGCTGACGCGATCTTCCCCGAAGCCATGGCCACCCTGGACGAATTCCAGGCCATCCGAGACGCCGTGGACGTACCGATCCTGGCCAACATGACCGAGTTCGGCAAAAGCGATCTCTTCACTGTGGACCAGCTTCAAACCGTAGGCGTGAACATGGTCATCTACCCCGTCACGCTACTCCGCATTGCCATGGGAGCTGCAGAGCGTACTCTGGAATCGATTAAGGCTGCGGGGACCCAAGAAGCGCAAGTGGAAAACATGCTCACGCGTGCGCGCCTCTACGAACTCGTCGACTACGAGGCATACAACCAATTCGATACCGGCGTTTTCAACTTCCAGGTTCCTGGCATTCGCTAG
- a CDS encoding putative 2-methylcitrate dehydratase (identified by match to protein family HMM PF03972), translated as MVKNNHVRVYKSEENLPREEQLAHKIAVVAADTVEVTPEVTDMVINRIIDNASVAIASLNRAPIVAARAQALTHSPSANGKGAHVFGIAEQVSPEWAAWANGVAVRELDYHDTFLAADYSHPGDNIPPILAVAQHVGSNGADLVRAIATGYEIQVNLVKAICLHKHKIDHVAHLGPSAAAGIGTLLGLDVETIFQSVGQALHTTTATRQSRKGEISTWKAHAPAFAGKMAVEAVDRSMRGQTSPVPIYEGEDGVIAWMLDGPDASYEVPLPLPGEAKRAILDTYTKEHSAEYQAQAWIDLARKLNREHPETTDPANVESVLIKTSHHTHYVIGSGANDPQKYSPTASRETLDHSIPYIFTVALQDGAWHHVHSYAPERAARPDTVELWHKVTTVEDPEWTRRYHSLDIAEKAFGGTVVITLTDGSVVTDEIAVADAHPLGARPFAREQYINKFRTLAAGLVEEAEIERFLTTVERVTELGEGELDQLNITAAPGVIDLNNAPKGLF; from the coding sequence ATGGTCAAGAACAACCACGTCCGCGTCTACAAGAGCGAAGAGAACCTCCCTCGCGAGGAGCAGCTGGCCCACAAGATCGCCGTAGTCGCCGCGGACACCGTCGAGGTGACCCCGGAGGTCACCGATATGGTGATTAACCGGATCATCGACAACGCCTCCGTGGCCATCGCCTCGCTGAACCGGGCACCGATCGTCGCGGCCCGGGCGCAGGCATTGACCCATTCGCCGTCCGCCAATGGCAAGGGCGCCCACGTTTTCGGCATCGCAGAGCAGGTCTCCCCGGAGTGGGCGGCGTGGGCCAACGGCGTGGCCGTGCGCGAACTCGATTACCACGACACGTTCCTGGCCGCGGATTACTCCCACCCGGGGGATAACATCCCGCCGATCCTGGCCGTCGCCCAGCACGTTGGCTCCAACGGCGCCGACCTGGTCCGTGCCATCGCCACCGGCTACGAGATCCAGGTGAACCTGGTTAAGGCCATTTGCCTGCACAAGCACAAGATTGACCATGTCGCCCATCTTGGCCCTTCCGCCGCCGCCGGCATCGGCACGTTGCTGGGGTTGGATGTTGAGACGATCTTCCAGTCCGTGGGCCAGGCCCTGCACACCACCACCGCCACCCGGCAGTCCCGCAAGGGCGAAATCTCCACGTGGAAAGCCCACGCCCCGGCGTTCGCGGGCAAGATGGCCGTCGAAGCGGTGGACCGTTCGATGCGCGGACAGACCTCCCCGGTGCCGATCTACGAAGGCGAAGACGGCGTGATCGCCTGGATGCTCGACGGCCCGGATGCCTCCTACGAGGTTCCGCTGCCGCTGCCCGGTGAAGCGAAGCGCGCCATCCTGGACACTTACACCAAGGAACACTCCGCCGAGTACCAGGCCCAGGCGTGGATCGACCTCGCCCGCAAGCTCAACCGCGAGCACCCGGAAACCACGGACCCGGCCAACGTGGAATCGGTGCTGATCAAGACCAGCCACCACACGCACTACGTGATCGGTTCCGGCGCGAACGATCCCCAGAAGTACTCCCCGACCGCGTCCCGCGAAACCCTGGACCACTCCATCCCATACATCTTCACCGTCGCCCTGCAGGACGGCGCCTGGCACCACGTGCACTCCTACGCCCCAGAACGCGCAGCACGCCCGGACACCGTGGAACTCTGGCACAAGGTCACCACCGTCGAAGACCCCGAATGGACCCGCCGCTACCACTCCCTGGACATCGCAGAGAAAGCCTTCGGCGGCACTGTTGTCATCACACTCACGGATGGGTCTGTTGTCACGGACGAAATCGCCGTCGCCGACGCCCACCCGCTCGGCGCCCGGCCGTTCGCCCGCGAGCAATACATCAACAAGTTCCGCACCCTCGCTGCCGGTCTCGTGGAGGAAGCCGAAATCGAAAGGTTCCTCACCACCGTCGAACGCGTCACCGAACTCGGCGAAGGCGAACTGGACCAACTGAACATCACCGCAGCACCCGGCGTGATCGACCTCAACAACGCACCCAAGGGACTGTTCTAA
- a CDS encoding transcriptional regulator, GntR family (identified by match to protein family HMM PF00392; match to protein family HMM PF07729) produces MRASDRAYSALREDIIEWRLRPGTVLAEVEQSERLGVSRTPVREALSRLTAEGLTTAAGGRGVVVTDISLDSIDELFELRETLEVRAAALAAQRGEPGIFAELHAQLVLAPELLSDNDPARHEYYALVGRLDDAIDSAISNTYLANAMRSLRVHLVRVRRLAADDAARLHAAAAEHAAIAEAIAAGNPRLAEAATTLHLHRSLTHVKATHTPH; encoded by the coding sequence ATGCGCGCCAGTGATCGGGCTTACTCTGCCCTCCGTGAAGACATCATTGAATGGCGCCTGCGGCCGGGCACGGTCCTCGCGGAAGTAGAGCAGTCCGAACGCCTCGGAGTATCCCGGACGCCGGTCCGAGAGGCGCTGAGCCGGCTGACCGCAGAAGGACTGACGACGGCGGCAGGCGGCCGCGGCGTCGTCGTCACCGATATCTCGCTGGACAGCATCGACGAACTGTTCGAACTGCGCGAAACCCTCGAGGTCAGGGCGGCCGCCTTGGCCGCCCAGCGCGGCGAACCAGGTATCTTCGCCGAGCTGCACGCCCAACTGGTGCTGGCACCTGAGCTGCTGAGCGACAACGACCCCGCGCGCCACGAGTACTACGCCTTGGTAGGCCGCTTGGACGACGCCATCGATTCGGCCATCTCCAACACTTACCTGGCCAATGCCATGCGCAGCCTCCGCGTCCACTTGGTCCGCGTCCGCCGCCTGGCAGCCGACGACGCCGCCCGGCTTCATGCGGCAGCCGCCGAGCACGCCGCGATCGCCGAGGCCATCGCCGCAGGCAACCCCCGGCTGGCCGAAGCCGCCACCACGCTTCACCTGCACCGCAGCCTCACCCACGTCAAAGCCACCCACACCCCTCATTAG